Genomic segment of Deltaproteobacteria bacterium:
CGCTGGCTCGTCGTCCTCCTCGTCCTCCTCGGCGGAGCCACGGGGCTCGGGGGGCTCGCCCACGCCGACGAGGGGCTGAAGAAGAACCCACTCCCCCTGGCCAAGGCGCTCGACCAGCCGATCTTCTCGCTCGACGGCACGCACGTGGAGCTCTTCTCGCTGCTCCTGCTCTTCCTCGGCACGCTGGTGGTCATGTCGGTGCGGAAACGCCGCCAGCTCGTCCGGCACCTGGTGCAGGTCTCGGCGCTCCTCGTCTTCTTCTACGTGGTCTTCTCCTGCCTCGGGGTCTTCGGGCTGATCCGCAACACCTTCCACGGCATCTCGCTCATCGGCACGGTGCAGACCGAGTCCTTCTTCTGGATGAGCCTCCCGGTCTGCGTGCTGGCCTTCACCCTGATCACCGGCCCCTTCTTCTGCGGCTGGATCTGTCCCACCGGCACGATCCAGGAGCTCCTCGCCCTGCTGCGCGAGGCGCTGACCCGCAGGCCCCGCCTCCCCGTCGACCCGAGGACGGCGCTGCTGGTCGCCCCCCTCGCCACGGCGTTTCTCTACCTCGTCTTCTCGGTGAGCGAGGAGCGCAAGCTCTTCGTCGAGGACTCGAGCCTCTACTGGGCGGCGGCGAGTCTCTTTCTCCCCCTTCTCGTGATGACCCGCGTGGCCACGGACTCGGCCGCGCGTTCGCTGCGCTGGCTCAGTCTCGGCGCGATCCTCTTCAGCGTGGTCTTCAAGGTGGGGATCACCTCCCCCATGCACTTCGCCTTCATGGACATCGTGGACCCCGCCTCGGCGATCACGACGCTGGTGCTGGCGGGCGCGTCGCTCGTGGTGGCCCGCGCCTGGTGCCGGTATCTCTGCCCCTGGGGGATGGTGATGGGCCTCGTGCATCGCTTTTCGCGGCAGCGCATCGAGGTGGACCCGGCGAGCTGCACCCAGTGCCGCCGCTGCGTGGACGCCTGCCGGGTCGAGGCCGTGACGATCGTGCCGGGGCGTCCGGAGCTCGGGAAGGTGGCCCTCGACCAGTGCCAGTTCTGCTACGCCTGCGTGGACGCTTGCCAGCGCGGCGCGATGCAGGTCACGGACACCTGGTGCCCGGCCGCGCCGCTCTCCGTCGAGAAGCGGTGAGGCCGCGAAACGAAGGGCGTGGCGGCCCGCGCCCCCCCGTTCGCCTCGCGCGAGCGCTCGCCCTTCTCGCCTCCCTGACCCTTCTCCTCGCGCCCATCGCGACCCCCGCCTGGGCCGAGCCCCACGACTGGCCCCAGGCCCGTCGGGACCCGGAGAACACCGCCGCCACCGCGCTTCCCCGAGGGAGCGGCCCGCTCGCCTCGTCGTGGCACTTCCGTCCGAGCCGCACGGTCTGGAGCTACGAGCCGGGGATGACGGTCTGGTCCTCGCCCTCGCTCGGCGCGGTGCGGGGCGACGCGCTGCTTTTCATCGGGAGCTACGACCGGTCGGTCTACGCGCTCGAGGCCGCGACGGGGAAGAAGCGCTGGCGCTTCGTCACCGGGGGCCCGGTCTACGGCACGCCGACGCTCCACCGCGAGGTGCTCTACGTGGCTTCGACCGACCGGTCGGTCTACGCGCTCGACGCGCACGACGGACGCCGGCTCTGGAGCCACAGCGTGGTCCCCTACCGACCCACCCTTGGGGGTGCCCGCCTCGCGGCGCCGGCCGTGGGCAGGCTGGGGAGCGAGCTCCGCGTCTTCGTCGCGCACTGGGCCTTCGACAAGTCGGTCGGTCACCACCTCCAGTCGGCCGGCCTGGCGGCGCTCGACGCGACGACGGGCCGCGCCCTCTGGCAGGTCTCGCTCGGGGACAACCAGCTCGCCGCCCCCGTCCTCGCCGCGACGACGAACCCCGGGGAGCCGCCGCGAGTCTTCGTGGCCTCCGAGAACGGGAGCGTCCACGCCCTCGACGCGCGGACGGGAGCCCGACTCTGGACGCACACCGAACCGGCTACGATCAAGAGCGCTCCGGCCGTCTATCGTGCGGCCGATGGACCGCGCCTGGTCTTCGGCACCAAGCAGGGGATCGTGCGCGCGCTGGACGCCCGCACCGGACGCCCCGTCTGGCGCTTCAAGACGGCCCACTGGGTGGACGGAAGCCCCGCGGTGGCGCGGCTCGAGGGACGCCCCCTCGTCCTCGTCGGCTCGTACGACAACCACCTCTACGCCCTCGATGGCGAGAGCGGACACGAGCGCTGGCGCTACCGCACGTCCGCGGGCTTCTACGGCAGCCCCGCCCTCCTCCAGCACCACGGCGAGACCCTCGTCTTCGCCGCCGCCTGGGACCACCACCTGCACGCGCTCTCCGCGGCGAGCGGCAAGGTTCGCTTCCGCCGCTTCATGGG
This window contains:
- a CDS encoding 4Fe-4S binding protein, producing the protein MFRFLCAPAAPLLLRWLVVLLVLLGGATGLGGLAHADEGLKKNPLPLAKALDQPIFSLDGTHVELFSLLLLFLGTLVVMSVRKRRQLVRHLVQVSALLVFFYVVFSCLGVFGLIRNTFHGISLIGTVQTESFFWMSLPVCVLAFTLITGPFFCGWICPTGTIQELLALLREALTRRPRLPVDPRTALLVAPLATAFLYLVFSVSEERKLFVEDSSLYWAAASLFLPLLVMTRVATDSAARSLRWLSLGAILFSVVFKVGITSPMHFAFMDIVDPASAITTLVLAGASLVVARAWCRYLCPWGMVMGLVHRFSRQRIEVDPASCTQCRRCVDACRVEAVTIVPGRPELGKVALDQCQFCYACVDACQRGAMQVTDTWCPAAPLSVEKR
- a CDS encoding PQQ-binding-like beta-propeller repeat protein → MRPRNEGRGGPRPPVRLARALALLASLTLLLAPIATPAWAEPHDWPQARRDPENTAATALPRGSGPLASSWHFRPSRTVWSYEPGMTVWSSPSLGAVRGDALLFIGSYDRSVYALEAATGKKRWRFVTGGPVYGTPTLHREVLYVASTDRSVYALDAHDGRRLWSHSVVPYRPTLGGARLAAPAVGRLGSELRVFVAHWAFDKSVGHHLQSAGLAALDATTGRALWQVSLGDNQLAAPVLAATTNPGEPPRVFVASENGSVHALDARTGARLWTHTEPATIKSAPAVYRAADGPRLVFGTKQGIVRALDARTGRPVWRFKTAHWVDGSPAVARLEGRPLVLVGSYDNHLYALDGESGHERWRYRTSAGFYGSPALLQHHGETLVFAAAWDHHLHALSAASGKVRFRRFMGRPIWDSLLLGDSTWSSPIAAELGGTALVYFGSYAGTLHALELAEASQTSATQESSNRAFFVTLPLVLLGVGLLAYALTRAERRRERSRAAPLPSPRGRARRADPPRGQDG